The following proteins are encoded in a genomic region of Lemur catta isolate mLemCat1 chromosome 10, mLemCat1.pri, whole genome shotgun sequence:
- the SURF4 gene encoding surfeit locus protein 4: MGQNDLMGTAEDFADQFLRVTKQYLPHVARLCLISTFLEDGIRMWFQWSEQRDYIDSTWSCGYLLASSFVFLNLLGQLTGCVLVLSRNFVQYACFGLFGIIALQTIAYSILWDLKFLMRNLALGGGLLLLLAESRSEGKSMFAGVPTMRESSPKQYMQLGGRVLLVLMFMTLLHFDASFFSIVQNIVGTALIILVAVGFKTKLAALTLVVWLFAINVYFNAFWTIPVYKPMHDFLKYDFFQTMSVIGGLLLVVALGPGGVSMDEKKKEW; encoded by the exons ATGGGCCAGAACGACCTGATGGGCACGGCCGAGGACTTCGCCGACCAG TTCCTGCGCGTCACGAAGCAGTACCTGCCCCACGTGGCGCGCCTCTGCCTGATCAGCACCTTCCTGGAGGACGGCATCCGCATGTGGTTCCAGTGGAGCGAGCAGCGCGACTACATCGACAGCACCTGGAGCTGCGGCTACCTGCTGGCCTCGTCCTTCGTGTTCCTCAACCTGCTCGGACAGCTGA CTGGCTGCGTCCTGGTGCTGAGCAGGAACTTCGTGCAGTACGCCTGCTTCGGGCTCTTTGGGATCATAGCACTGCAG ACGATCGCCTACAGCATCTTATGGGACTTGAAATTTTTGATGAG GAACCTGGCCCTGGGAGGAGGCTTGTTGCTGCTGCTGGCGGAGTCCCGTTCTGAAGGGAAGAGCATGTTTGCGGGCGTCCCCACCATGCGCGAGAGCTCCCCCAAGCAGTACATGCAGCTCGGAGGCCGGGTCCTGCTGGTTCTGATGTTCATGACGCTCCTTCACTTTGACGCCAGCTTCTTCTCT ATCGTGCAGAACATCGTGGGCACGGCGCTGATCATTCTGGTGGCCGTCGGTTTTAAAACCAAGCTGGCGGCTTTGACGCTCGTGGTCTGGCTGTTCGCCATCAACGTGTACTTCAACGCCTTCTGGACCATTCCCGTCTACAAACCCATGCACGACTTCCTCAAGTACGACTTCTTCCAGACCATGTCGGTCATTGGGGGCTTGCTGCTGGTGGTGGCTCTCGGCCCCGGGGGCGTCTCCATGGATGAGAAGAAGAAGGAGTGGTAA
- the LOC123646628 gene encoding surfeit locus protein 1 isoform X1, whose amino-acid sequence MYDEQRRRKAVRGSVSHYPEPYHLSFSAQHKASSACVVTLSPAAAWRPSRCGSSAAEAPATKTEEDSFLQWFLLLIPVTAFGLGTWQVQRRKWKLNLIADLESRVLAEPIPLPADPVELKALEYRPVKVRGHFDHSKELYMMPRTMVDPAREAREAGRISSSAESGAYVITPFHCTDLGTTILVNRGFVPRKKVNPDTRRKGQIEGELDLVGMVRLTETRKPFVPENNPERNHWYYRDLEAMAKITGADPIFIDANFQSTVPGGPIGGQTRVTVRNEHMQYIITWYGLSAATSYLWFKKFLRRTPGA is encoded by the exons ATGTATGATGAGCAGCGAAGAAGGAAAGCTGTTAGGGGCTCTGTGAGCCACTATCCTGAGCCGtaccatctttctttctctgcacaGCACAAAGCCAGTAGTGCCTG TGTTGTGACACTTTCTCCAGCAGCGGCCTGGAGACCAAGCAGATGTGGCAGTTCTGCAGCAGAAGCACCTGCCACAAAAACAGAAGAGGATTCCTTTCTCCAGTGGTTCCTGCTTCTCATCCCCGTGACTGCCTTTGGCCTGGGGACATGGCAG GTCCAGCGTCGGAAGTGGAAGCTGAACCTGATTGCAGACTTAGAGTCTAGAGTTCTGGCTGAGCCCATCCCTCTGCCAGCAGA CCCAGTGGAACTCAAGGCGCTGGAATACAGGCCAGTGAAGGTCAGAGGGCATTTTGACCACTCCAAGGAGCTGTACATGATGCCCCGGACCATGGTGGACCCTGCCCGGGAGGCTCGGGAAGCCGGCCGGATCTCCTCCTCAGCTGAGAGTGGGGCCTACGTCATCACTCCCTTCCACTGCACGGACCTGGG AACCACAATTCTGGTCAATAGAGGGTTTGTCCCCAGGAAGAAAGTAAATCCTGACACCCGAAGGAAAGGCCAG ATTGAGGGAGAACTGGACCTCGTTGGGATGGTGAGGCTGACAGAAACCAGGAAGCCCTTTGTCCCCGAGAACAATCCAGAAAGGAACCACTGGTATTACCGGGACCTGGAGGCCATGGCCAAGATCACAGGCGCAGACCCCATTTTCATCGATGCCAATTTCC AGAGCACAGTCCCTGGAGGACCGATCGGAGGGCAGACTAGAGTCACGGTGAGGAATGAGCATATGCAGTACATCATTACCTG GTATGGACTCTCTGCAGCCACCTCCTACCTGTGGTTTAAGAAATTTCTACGTCGGACACCTGGTGCGTGA
- the LOC123646628 gene encoding surfeit locus protein 1 isoform X2, whose protein sequence is MAALAAQRLGLRAACAGLAPARAVRRSVLGVPPRPAAAWRPSRCGSSAAEAPATKTEEDSFLQWFLLLIPVTAFGLGTWQVQRRKWKLNLIADLESRVLAEPIPLPADPVELKALEYRPVKVRGHFDHSKELYMMPRTMVDPAREAREAGRISSSAESGAYVITPFHCTDLGTTILVNRGFVPRKKVNPDTRRKGQIEGELDLVGMVRLTETRKPFVPENNPERNHWYYRDLEAMAKITGADPIFIDANFQSTVPGGPIGGQTRVTVRNEHMQYIITWYGLSAATSYLWFKKFLRRTPGA, encoded by the exons ATGGCGGCGTTGGCGGCGCAGCGGCTGGGGCTGCGGGCTGCGTGCGCGGGCCTG GCCCCGGCCCGCGCTGTCCGGAGGAGCGTCCTTGGGGTCCCCCCGCGCCCAG CAGCGGCCTGGAGACCAAGCAGATGTGGCAGTTCTGCAGCAGAAGCACCTGCCACAAAAACAGAAGAGGATTCCTTTCTCCAGTGGTTCCTGCTTCTCATCCCCGTGACTGCCTTTGGCCTGGGGACATGGCAG GTCCAGCGTCGGAAGTGGAAGCTGAACCTGATTGCAGACTTAGAGTCTAGAGTTCTGGCTGAGCCCATCCCTCTGCCAGCAGA CCCAGTGGAACTCAAGGCGCTGGAATACAGGCCAGTGAAGGTCAGAGGGCATTTTGACCACTCCAAGGAGCTGTACATGATGCCCCGGACCATGGTGGACCCTGCCCGGGAGGCTCGGGAAGCCGGCCGGATCTCCTCCTCAGCTGAGAGTGGGGCCTACGTCATCACTCCCTTCCACTGCACGGACCTGGG AACCACAATTCTGGTCAATAGAGGGTTTGTCCCCAGGAAGAAAGTAAATCCTGACACCCGAAGGAAAGGCCAG ATTGAGGGAGAACTGGACCTCGTTGGGATGGTGAGGCTGACAGAAACCAGGAAGCCCTTTGTCCCCGAGAACAATCCAGAAAGGAACCACTGGTATTACCGGGACCTGGAGGCCATGGCCAAGATCACAGGCGCAGACCCCATTTTCATCGATGCCAATTTCC AGAGCACAGTCCCTGGAGGACCGATCGGAGGGCAGACTAGAGTCACGGTGAGGAATGAGCATATGCAGTACATCATTACCTG GTATGGACTCTCTGCAGCCACCTCCTACCTGTGGTTTAAGAAATTTCTACGTCGGACACCTGGTGCGTGA
- the SURF2 gene encoding surfeit locus protein 2, with the protein MSEPEADVRAFLRQHPSLRLQPGARKVRCALTGHELPCRLPELQVYTRGKKYQRLVRASAAFDYAEFEPHIVPSTKNPHQLFCKLTLRHINKSPEHVLRHTQGRRYQRALRKYKDCEQQGLEFIPACLLHGRRRRRREDQRDGGGPPCPREAFWEPMSSDEGGALSDDSMTDLYPPELFTRKDLGGTENGDSTDGIVTDEEEKPRPPRDKGAGVRKETGVAGGLAPKRGKEPLGSLTKKVRSHRRKPRSFSCFKQLG; encoded by the exons ATGAGCGAGCCCGAGGCCGACGTCCGGGCCTTCCTGCGCCAGCACCCGAGCCTGCGGCTGCAGCCGGGCGCCCGCAAG gTGAGGTGCGCCTTGACGGGCCACGAGCTGCCCTGCCGCCTGCCCGAGCTCCAGGTCTACACCCGCGGCAAGAAGTACCAGCGGCTGGTCCGCGCCTCCGCCGCCTTCGACTACGCCGAGTTCGAGCCGCACATCGTGCCCAGCACCAAGAACCC GCACCAGTTGTTCTGCAAACTCACCCTGCGGCACATCAATAAGTCCCCAGAGCACGTACTGAGGCACACCCAGGGCCGGCGGTACCAGAGAGCGCTGCGCAAGT ATAAAGACTGTGAGCAGCAAGGGCTGGAATTCATCCCTGCCTGTCTGCTGcacgggaggaggaggaggaggagggaagaccaGAGGGACGGTGGCGGACCGCCTTGCCCAAGAGAAGCCTTTTGGGAGCCCATGTCCAGTGATGAGGGGGGAGCCCTGAGTGACGACAGCATGACAGACCTGTACCCAC CTGAACTGTTCACCAGAAAGGACCTGGGAGGGACTGAGAACGGGGATAGCACTGATGGTATTGTGACAGACGAAGAAGAGAAGCCAAGGCCCCCAAGAGACAAGGGCGCTGGTGTCAGGAAGGAGACAGGAGTGGCTGGGGGGCTGGCCCCGAAGCGTGGGAAG GAGCCGTTGGGCAGCCTGACAAAGAAGGTCAGGAGTCATCGCCGAAAACCTAGGAGCTTCAGCTGCTTTAAACAGTTGGGTTAA
- the RPL7A gene encoding 60S ribosomal protein L7a, whose protein sequence is MPKGKKAKGKKVAPAPAVVKKQEAKKVVNPLFEKRPKNFGIGQDIQPKRDLTRFVKWPRYIRLQRQRAILYKRLKVPPAINQFTQALDRQTATQLLKLAHKYRPETKQEKKQRLLARAEKKAAGKGDVPTKRPPVLRAGVNTVTTLVENKKAQLVVIAHDVDPIELVVFLPALCRKMGVPYCIIKGKARLGRLVHRKTCTTVAFTQVNSEDKGALAKLVEAIRTNYNDRYDEIRRHWGGNVLGPKSVARIAKLEKAKAKELATKLG, encoded by the exons ATG CCGAAGGGAAAGAAGGCCAAGGGCAAGAAGGTGGCTCCGGCCCCCGCCGTGGTGAAGAAGCAGGAGGCCAAGAAGGTGGTGAACCCCCTGTTCGAGAAGAGGCCGAAGAACTTCGGCATTG GACAGGACATCCAGCCCAAAAGGGACCTCACCCGCTTTGTCAAATGGCCCCGCTACATCCGATTGCAGAGGCAAAGGGCTATTCTCTATAAAAGGCTGAAAGTGCCTCCTGCCATTAACCAGTTCACCCAGGCCTTGGACCGCCAAACAG CTACTCAGCTGCTTAAGCTGGCCCACAAGTACAGACCAGAGACGAAGCAAGAGAAGAAGCAGCGACTGTTGGCCCGGGCTGAGAAGAAAGCTGCCGGCAAAGGGGATGTCCCCACTAAGAGACCACCTGTCCTTCGAGCAG GGGTCAACACCGTCACCACCCTGGTGGAGAACAAGAAGGCTCAGCTGGTGGTGATTGCACATGACGTGGATCCCATCGAG CTGGTTGTCTTCTTGCCTGCGCTGTGTCGGAAGATGGGGGTCCCTTACTGCATTATCAAGGGGAAGGCCAGGCTGGGGCGTCTGGTCCACAGGAAGACCTGCACCACGGTCGCTTTCACGCAGGTTAACTC GGAAGACAAAGGAGCTCTGGCTAAGCTGGTGGAAGCCATCAGGACCAACTACAATGACAGATACGACGAG ATCCGTCGTCACTGGGGAGGCAACGTCCTGGGTCCGAAATCTGTGGCTCGCATTGCCAAGCTGGAGAAGGCAAAGGCTAAGGAACTTGCCACTAAACTGGGCTAA